CGAAAAGTTGGTGTGGAGTGCCTGAAAAAAAGTCGCGAGTACGAGCGAGCGTTAGCTGTTCAAATTATAATGCTCGCTCCATTTGCTCCACATTTTGCTTCCGAGTTATGGACTATTTTCCGTTCTGTGAAGCATCTTCTTATAAGTAATACAGAGGTAGACTTGAACAAAGATGTATTAGAACAGAAATGGCCGGACATTGACATGGACTATAAACTTGTAATGAACATTTTCGTAAGTATCccaatctatattttaataacaccattaaaatataaatacatggaaaataaaattttcaaaatttttaatatagagtTCCTTACATTTCCCTTTAACGCCCTTAtagtttctattaaaaaaatttttaattcgttatatttacactatatatatCTAGGTGAACAaaagagaatttattaaaatgaagaTTCCTCGACGTACATTAGATGAAATGACGGCAGATACGGCGTTGGAATATGTGATCCTCAATCCGTATTATCAAAAGTAttcatacaataaaaatgttgtagCAGTCAATTTTCGGTCAGAGAAAGGCTGTGATGCATCGTTGTACATAACCATGGAAAAAGAAGATTAAATAAGAGATGAGCGTTATGAtatttgtaaacataaaatatcaataatctacattataaatatagaactatttattacataaacaaagTTTTCAGCTAGGAATGTACCACAACTCAACTTGTTGCTTACCCAATGTCATATTCTCCTTCATATCCATTATGTGGGAtagttttaaagaattttatatacgcAAAGGGAAGATTGTTTTCCTTAGCCCCTTTTAATAGCATATTCCTGCGTGAAATAATTAcggtaaatttcatataattacaatCGTATTCAAATTAGTGCAGttgctttttaaattacacatgATTGCAAATGGCGAAGGTCTCTTATTTATTGGAAAATCGTCTGTTTCTACAATTTCTACAAACTGTCTACAACAGTTGTTCTATAACTGTTTCTACAATTGGAGAATTTTCTGTTTCTACAATTGTTGCGGTTATTCCACGAAATCGTTTACAATATCTGTTAAAATCCAACCTGAAATTCTACaaaacaatgtaatatatactatattatagtatatactatatgtacatattataaatataaatatgatgaatgtacaaatatgtaataaacattatgtagtataaatctaaaaataataaatgtacaaatatgtgataatattaagattttttattttgcatttgaaaatcaaagaaatgtaagaagtttaatatatcataagtttatattctccattattatcaatgaaatataattgtatatataggtatatatgtgtatatatgtatatataatgtatataattttaagattttttttattttatgaatatatttgtagaacttttgaaaaataaggtgtaatcttatttttatgaatgtttatttttcatgtgTGCAAGatttagtattatatgtaaaatgggtacaactattatatttcattaaaaaaatatttctttacatatgcaatacaataaaaaaaaacatttatcatatatatattaaacatctGTACAATagtttgcaataatttatattgaattgatTAGTATTTTATCAATCGATAAACTtgagtatataaattaaaaacccaTGTATATCTAGCTGTAATTACTTTCCTTAATTATACCTTTATGTAACCGATGTCTTTCATTACTGCAGTCGGATTATTTAAACGTATCCTCTCTGCGAGTAAGTTGTCCCCGTAGACTTCTACATAGGTGGAAAGGAACATGGTACAATAGCAACATTTTctacattgttatattttatttcaatatttatattgactaaaaatattttttttaattctacatcTGAAAAgatgtagaattaaaaaaaaaatatttttagtcaatataaatcttttcagCCATGCTCCATTTATACTTCGCCCGATTTATGAATCACTTTCTGTATTCGGAAAATCTTTTACCATGTCGagaactttatatataatgtattagaaCATAAATGGACAGACATTGACATGGATTATAAACTTGTAATGAACATTTTCGTTAGTATcccaatatatattttaatatcaccattaaaatgtaaatacatggaaaataaaatttgcaaaatttttaatatagagtTCCTTATATTAACCTTTAACACCTTTAtagtttctatttaaaaaatttttaatttattatatttacactaTACATATCCAGGTGAACAaaagagaatttattaaaacaaagattCCTCGACGTACATTAGATAAAATGATACGGCGTTGAAATACACGATCCTCAATCTGTATTATCAAAAGTtttcatacaataaaaatattgtagcaGTCAATTTTCAGTCAGAGAAAGGCTGTGATGCATCGTTGTACATAACcatggaaaaagaaaattaaataagagataAGCGTTAtgatatttgtatacataaaatatcaataatctACATTATAAATGTGGaactatttattacataaacaaagTTTTCAGCTAGAAATGTACCACAGCTCAACTTGTTGCTTACCTAATGTCATATTCTCCTTCATATCCATTGTGCGGGAtagtttttaagaattttatatactcaAAGGGAAGATTGTTTTCCTCAGCTCCTCTTAAAATCATATTCCTGTGTGAAATAATTGcgataaatttcatataattacaattgtattcaaattattgcagttgcattttaaattacatgtgaATACATACAGATATAACGGTGAAGGCCTCTTATCTATTGGAAAGTCTTCtggttttatatattcttttggaTTGTTACACTGCTGATATACTCTACAGTTTAGAGTTCTACCATCAGGAGTTTCAACGTTCACCGACATCGCACGATATATGTTATCCTGAACACTCTCTTGGCAGTCTAATGTAGCTAAATTGCATTTATGTAATTCCCAGACTACACCCCACACAACTGAATTTTCTGTTTCTACAATTGTTGCTGATGTTCCACGCCATCGTTTAGAATATCTGTTAAAATCCAATCTAAAATTCTACAATAGAATATAATGTactaaatagtatataaaagtatatattataaatgtaaatataataaatgtacaataatgtaataatacttgtaaattattatcacaatgtgataatattaagattttttattttgcattt
This genomic stretch from Monomorium pharaonis isolate MP-MQ-018 unplaced genomic scaffold, ASM1337386v2 scaffold_89, whole genome shotgun sequence harbors:
- the LOC118644028 gene encoding gamma-glutamylcyclotransferase-like isoform X1; translation: MSNTFLYFAYGSNLFTKRIRLDNPTAVMKHIGYIKNFRLDFNRYSKRWRGTSATIVETENSVVWGVVWELHKCNLATLDCQESVQDNIYRAMSVNVETPDGRTLNCRVYQQCNNPKEYIKPEDFPIDKRPSPLYLNMILRGAEENNLPFEYIKFLKTIPHNGYEGEYDIRSLRGQLTRREDTFK
- the LOC118644028 gene encoding gamma-glutamylcyclotransferase-like isoform X2, with translation MSNTFLYFAYGSNLFTKRIRLDNPTAVMKHIGYIKNFRLDFNRYSKRWRGTSATIVETENSVVWGVVWELHKCNLATLDCQESVQDNIYRAMSVNVETPDGRTLNCRVYQQCNNPKEYIKPEDFPIDKRPSPLYLNMILRGAEENNLPFEYIKFLKTIPHNGYEGEYDISLSLTEN